From Aquarana catesbeiana isolate 2022-GZ linkage group LG05, ASM4218655v1, whole genome shotgun sequence:
GCCTGGTTGCTGCTCAAAATAACAAACGTTTTCATTTTATATCCAGTTGTATCTTCTGTTGCATGATTTGGTTTGGCTCAGTCCTCTAACGCTTTTGATCTTGATCTTACAAATTTGTCCAGATCAATACGAATACTCTTATTGTTTTGTTCTGCAGATTTTATACAAAGCCGACGTGATGTTTCCTCTATTTTTAAGCTGAGACATTTTTATGCACTTTATCACTGCCTGTGCCACCTGGCTGAATCTGAGCCATCACTGTGAGGACAAAGGAACGGTTATTAAAGGAATCCTGCAATGTTCCAAAAGCTAAATAGTATGTTTATGGGCAACTCCAGCAACATCTTGAGCCATGATCCGGAGCTTAATGAAAAGGAAGAGGATGAATGGATTCTGGTGGACTTCATAGGTAGGACAATGAGTATGTGGTGAAACACTCTGTATACCTGTATCTGAATACCATGCTGCACTAGTCAAATATGAAAGAGGACACCCTTGCCACTAACGCCCCTTTTTTTTCAGcagccataggggttgatttactaaaactagagtgcaaaatctggtgtagctctccatagaaaccaatcagctgccagttttttgtttttttttgttttaagatattaattgaacaagctgaagttaggagctgattggctaccatgcacagctgcaccagatattgcactctttagatatagtaaatcaactccatagtatTAAGTGTAAAATAGGCCTAAGTCCCCTACCATCACACTGTATAGGAAATGCATGCCATCTCATGTTTTCTCTCATTAAAAACACTGCAAGTGTAGAAGGAATACCTGTTGATGTGTCAAATTCAGTAAGCTCCCAATTTTTTGGAACTTTGCCTATGCTGCCTTGAAAGTTCACttgatttctggcagatcaacaggtgtgtttttttattttttttatttttttttgtactgcagTGTTTTTTAACGGATAAAACTGGGGAAATGATCATATATTGCAGAGATGTGCTAAATATCCATAGAGAAAACTCACCCAGGCTCTACCGCTGTATAATGCAGTTAGTGTGCAGAGTGGTCGGTGCTCTGCCTAATTGAGTTCACAGTGAATCCATAACAAGTACacgccggcaactcgacagcttctccatagaaaacttTATTATAGTAGTAACATTCTCCAAAATGCTGATGCATTTTGGCCTAAGCTTAGGCCAAAACGCGTCAGTTTTTGGATGATACTgctataataaagtttttttttttatggagaagctgtcgagctGCCAGCTTGTACTTGTTATGGCTTCACTGCTAAATATACATATCAGATACTTGTATCCATTTAAGTTCAGCCGTTTTGAGAAAATTAGACCTATGGTCCATGGAAGAAGGGCAGGAGTTcatgtgtattttttaaataaagcactttaaaaaaaaaaaagaagactacaCAGTTGTTATAACATTTCATTGGCAatactttattttattatgtttttcacTATTGTTTTCTTGCCCTTCAAAGTGGATGCCTGCACTGGAACAGAAGAAGCCTCCTCTACTTTAGAAGAATTGGTTTTCGTTGATGAACACCCCGTATTATCCTTAACATCTGGTGCCTTGAAACCGTTTGGAAATACTAGTGACTCGTACTTTGTCCATTTCGATGCATGTCCTATGGAAGAGAGCTGGTTTGTAACTCCACCTCCCTGCTTCACTGCTGGAGATTTGACCACTAATGAGGTGGAGACGAGCCCTATGGAGAACCTTCTCATTGAACACCCAAGCATGTCTGTTTATGCTTTTCACAAGCTTTCTAACAAGCAGGCAGATACATGTGCTTCAGAGTTTGATACCTCTAACAATTTAAGGTGAGTTATTTTCTATTCTCCTGAATACCTTCTACTATTTTTAGCTTCTGTGCGTTTAAAGTTAGGCTGTTGCTGATGGCCTTCTGTCCAAGGTAAATAGTGTCTATATAGTCCTGATCAATGTCTGTCCTGTGAGGTCACGGAATTATACAGTGGGGTTTTTATGAATATCTTCAGTCTACAGGACAAAGTTTTACAGCAGAGAGAGCCCAGTCCTCTCTGCTTGACAATAGGACAAAGTTCTTCTTGAATTCCAATCCAATGACTTTACCTAGGCTGAAATGTATCATCAATATGCTGAATGCAGGAAGAAGCATATCAGTCAGATTGGACAGATGAGTGTGCTCTTCTGATGAGAAAATCCAGATGAAAGCATAGTCCAGAATAATACTGTGATCTTTGCGAGGAGTAATAAATGATGCTTGAAAATGGCTTAGAATGGTTGCACTTACAAAAAATATCTTGTGCTAGATAAAATTGACTTATATGCTGCTGGGTAGAGTACTGAGTGACCTTTAGATAACCATTTTTCCTGTTATTGCTCTTAAGAAATGTTTCATTGGCAAAGACAAAACCTGACATTTCTCAATGAAAACCAGGGCTTGTGCACATGGTCACTTTTTAGTTTTCCATGTGTATGCAGAAGAAAGAAATGTCCGGCACCCAGCAGAGAGTCCTTGCATAAGCTTTTCTTCAAAGCGGAACAACTATTCAAGATAGTCATACTGACGCATTTctaccttacaaaaagatctgagtCATAACTAGCTGCCATAAGAATAAAGCTGTTAATATACTCCATCCCACCCACAGGTGGATGACGTAAACATCCCAATTAACACATGGACAACACACCTGTACCATATCCCCATAAGTATtaagtccaaaaaaaaacatttttactgggTCCCATGTACCTCTAAAGTACAAATTCATCTTCTGCTGGGATATCCGCTTACACCTGAAATAATAGGGATACATATTTGTCTAGATTAAGACAGTAGTGAAATCATTGGCTTCCCTGGTATGTGTCCATTTGTTGCATTTGTATGATTTTAACATATATATGAATAAAATGAGTTTTTAATAATTGGGGTGTTTACTTCAGCCACCTGTGATTACCAATGTTGTGACAATGGCAGTCGGTCATGAACAGGTCATCTTTATAGGCCGAAACTTGTCAGCATAATGATCTTGAAGAGTTCTACTGTGGAATACAGTTAAAATAGAATTCCATCCTAAACCTAACTAGTTTTAAAAAtgtccccttccccctcctaaCCTATGCTTGACTAAGCTGTATAAAAAGGTTTAAATACTTATGTTTAGCTGCTCCAATCTGGTCTTGTAACGCAGCTCTCCTGTGTCAGGTTGCAGGGGAGAGAAGTGAGCACCAACAGCTGGGACattggagcctatgggtgatgaTGTCGCTCCCGGAATTCCCAGCCATTGTTTAGCGATCTCTCCTCCCCCCTGCAGCTGGGGTAGAGGAGAGGGAATCGCCTGATTGGAGCAGGCTGCAAATAGCTAAGTACatacatctttttttacacaggttaaccAGCATAGGTGTTGGGGGGAGGTGGGGGCAATTTTTCAAGTGGAATTACAGTTAAATCTACCCTTTATTTGAAAAATATAGTAAACCTTTAAGCGCTTTTGGGATTGCTAAATGTCTGAAAAAGAAACAACTGTCTTATTCAGACAGTGAGCAATCCTCTTCAATATTTGTGCCTGTGCAGCCGAATGTGCCTGATCACAGGCACTTCCTAGTACTGTTGTCAAAGTCTAATAGGTCGGCTCAGCCCTGCCCTATATGTGACATCACATGCTTTCGCATGAATGAATATTCACAAGCTTCTTCATTTATGAGAGAGCTCTGGCCTTGGAGCTGCAGGGCAAGCCATAACCTCACTAGATAAAATCCCTAGGTGTTTTGGAATATTTAAAAGTTATAAACGCGCTATCATTATATAAAtggtggatatacagtatctcacaaaagtgattacacctgaCACCTCACATGTTTATAAATATTGTATTAtggcttttcatgtgacaacactaaagaaatgacactttgctacaatgtaaagtagttagtgtacagcttgtataacagtgtaaatttgctgtcccctcaaaatatctcaacacacagccattaatgtctaaaccgctggcaacaaaagtgagtacacccctaagtgaaaatgtccaaattgggcccaattagccatttcctcccaggtgtcatgtgactcgttagtgttacaaggtctctgctgtgaatggggagcaagtgtgttaaattcgTGTttgtgtgttatcgctctcactttctcatactgatcactggaagttcaacatggcaccttatggcaaagatctctgagaatctgaaaaaaagaattgttgctctacataaagatggcctaggctgtaagaagattgccagaccctgaaactgagctgcagcacggtggccaagaccacacagcggtttaacaggacaggttccactcagaacaggcctcaccatggtcgaccaaagaagttgaatgcacgtgctcagcgtcatatccagaggttgtctttgggaaatagatgtataagtgctgccagcgttactgcagaggttgaatgggttgggggtcagcctgtcagtgctcagaccatacgccgcacactgcatcaaattggtctgcatggctgtcgtcccagaaggaaccctcttctaaagatgatgcacaagaaagcctgcaaacagtttgttgaggacaagcagactaaggacatggattaatggcacctcctgtggtctgatgtgaccaagacgaacctatttggttcagatggtgtcaagcgtgtgtggcggcaaccaggtgaggagtacaaagacaagtgtgtcttgcctacagtcaagcatggtggtgggagtgtcatggtctggggctgcatgagtgctgctgacactggggaaccatgaatgccaatgtactgtgacatactgaagcagagcatgatccccctcctttcggagactgggccacagggcagtattccaatataatgaccccaaacacacccccaagacgaccactgccttgctaaagaagctgagggtaaaggtgatggactggccaagcatgtctccagacctaaaccctattgagcatttgtgggtcatcctcaaatggaaggtggagggagcgcaaggtctctaacatccaccagctctgtgatgtcgtcatggaggagtggaagaggactccagtggcaacctgtgaagctctggtgaactccatgcccaagagggttaaggcagtgctggaaaataatagccacacaaaatattgacactttgggcccaatttggacatttacacttatgccctatacacgcggtcagacattgatcggacatccagagaacaaaatcctaggttttggctcaaacttgtcttgcatacacacgatcacacaaagttgttggaaaatccgatcattctgaacgcgggtgacgtaaaacacgtacatcaggactataaacggggcagtagccaatagctttcatctctttattctgagcatgcgtggcactttgtgcgtcggatttgtgtacacacgatcggaaattccgacaacggattttgttgtcggaaaattttatatcctgctctcaaactttgtgtgtgtcggaaaatcagatggaaaatgtgtgatggagcctacacacggtcggaatttccgacaaccaggtcctatcacacattttccgttggaaaatccaaccgtgtgtacggggcattaggggtgtgctcacttttggcAGCggtttttacaagctgtacactcactactttgtagcaaagtgtcatttcttcagtgttctcacataaaaaaatatataataacatatttacaaaaatgtgagggatgtactcgctTTTTTGTGAGGTAATGTATTTTATTCTGTAAAGAGCCCATTGAAGCCCTTCCAGTAATCTGTGAAAATCTGTGAAAATCTGTTCAATTGAAATTTATCCACATTGGGCAATTATTTGATGTCTAAAGGGAGGATTCAGAAAGGATTGCCAAGTTTTGCTGCATACTTGTACCAGGTCAGCCAAGTATTAAAACCAGAGACCACCAGACAAGTAGCGTATGCAGACCAATGGCAGCACTCTTTTTTTCCCCATGTAAAGGTTCTCTTTTATatgttcatctttttttttgtttgtttttacaatgTACATCTGTAGGAGAGGTAACAGACTTGTGTGCAATCAATTCCAAGTTGCAAAGGAAATTCGCTTCTCGACTGTTATGTTAATAGAAATGGAACTTAAAGGTGGCCAAACCAGTTACAATCTGTATAATCTTGTTTACATTTGCCAACAACTATGTAGTATAAGGGCCTGCCTTTTACCACATTTATTGGTAAAGGTAAACAAGTTGGGTGTGTCAGCAGGTAGCAAATGCACCAAACCTAAAGCATGAAAGAAGCGAAGTGCTGATTGGAAAAAGGCAGCACCCATAGGATTTATTGAAACCCATGTTGCTGTAATCTTTAGCAAAATTGAGTTTTGATCGGGTTACTGAACAAGCTCTTGGCTCCATGTGCCGTTTATCAaaccagccaaaaaatatatttattttgagTTAGACAACTTGTTCCTTTCTATGGTAATTGGATCAAGGTGTTGGAGCTACTTGTTCGGATATAAATGCTAGGGTATTGTCTGACCTTTATTAGAATTTGAAGAAGTGGCCTAGACAAGCTACAAAACATCTACCATTACAGAACCAGTTCATTGGgcctgtttacacttgcttcaaacatGGCTttagacacgctttgttaaagctctctgaatgccattaaaagcccctgtcactaaataaaatggttggcttacagtcctgtttacaccttgcatttgtGTTGCTTAACAAATGATACTCCatgttgctttagtggtgcttcaaagcgtcttcaaagcctccataaaagtctatgacaaagctcgcttgaagcacctgaagcttttgagaggctttaatccaactttattattattatttaaggtacttgtatagcgctgtcaatttacgcagagctttacatatacattgtacattcacatagctccctaccctcaaggagcttacaatctaaggtccctgactcccattcatgtactagggccaattttagacagaagccaattaacctaccagcatgtctttggagtgtgggaggaaaccggagtacccggaggaaacccacgcaggcgcagaTTTGatccagcgacccttttttactgctaggcgagagtgctacccactacaccactgtggtgTAAaactttagcttcgctttgttttggagaaattgcaggtatgagagaTCCACACACAGGGTATCTGCCAAGCTTCATCAAAGCCTAAAAAAGCGTTGCAAAAACATCAAAGGCGCTTTAGgcgcggtaggcgctttaatgtgtgttgcagTCGTAAATGAGCCCTAGATAAACTTAGTTGAGTAAATATCCGCACAGCAAagagtattatttatttatttatttcaagtatttatatagcgccgtcaatttacgcagcgctttacatatacattgtacattcacatcagtccctaccctcaaggagcttacaatctaaggtccctaactcacattcatacatactagggacaattttagacaggatccaattaacctaccagcatgtctttggagtgtgggaggaaaccggagtacccggaggaaacccacgcaggcacagggagaacatgcttcCTGAGACAGCAAACTTGCCTTATCTTATGGTAGGAAAAGGCCTGGTTTTTAACCTAACTCAAATAGCAAAAAGGCTATTTTTTTCAGGGTACATTATCAGAAAAGGGAGTAGGGCAATGGGACCAATTCAcaattcttctttcttttttttcaggtctGATGCAGAACTTTCAAATATGGGCCACCGTGTCCATTGTTATGTTGCTACTCTTGCAGCTCGCACACACTGTCTGGAGCAGGCTAAGACATTGCACTACACCAAGCTTTCAAAGCAGCAGTTGGAAAAAAAACCTCTTCTGAACCGGAAAAGCCTTAGACGCCAAAACCTCATTCGAGGTTGCCATTCACATCATATCAAGCACAGCGGTATCCTTGTTCACCAGCCTTGTCAGCGTCGGTACAATTATAAGTGTTGAATGGTTTCATTCTTTTCATCcttcaccaaaaacaaaaaaaaaaaaggctaattaTTGGAGTATGGAGAAAGCATCACAGAGCTCCATTAGTTCACTCAGTGCTGTACCTTGTGCTAGCTCTGTTCTACTCTCTCAGCATATACTGTAGCAATTCAAAATGGAATCCTGCAGTGATAAAGCATTGTTTCCATAAAAGTTTAACATTATAATGAGTGATCTGGGGGGAAAAGTGTTACCAGCAAACTAAGGGTGATGTCTAAAACCTTATGGTTTGCTTTTGTTTTGTCAAAGGCAATTATTCGTTCTATTGTATATTAGCAAGACCCAAACTACAcaggtgcctccttggtgatttgCAGTCACATGAGTTAAGATCACGCAAATTGATTGTAGATTTTTGTGATAATGTTCTTATATTTTTTAAGAACTTTAGCCATTGTTAGAAAAGTGGCTGAAGATTGGCCACAATAGATCACATAGGATTGCAGCAATTTGAAAAGTCAAATGGTAATTTTTCAGGCATCTAATAAGTGAGTGGATGCCACCTTTTTAGTGATTGCATGGATCTCTGTATGATGTTTGGAGTCGCTCCCAGTCATTTTGTGCCTAACAGGTTTTGGGCTACAATGGGTTGAGTTTTGTTCTGCCAGTGAAAATTGAGATTGCAGGCGAAAACTCAGATTTCCTTTGTCCAAAAGGTTTCACGGTTAAAATTATTGTATCATTTTTGGTCAGTCAGTAGAAATTTCAATATTGATtgcgtttgttttgttttgtttttttaattttttttgtatggaTGTGTTTAAAAAGCTTATTTTTGGAATATACCTATCATCAAAAGGCCAAGTTAATTATTTGCATGGTTACAGGTAGGTTGACTTGCCTGTCTTCCTAATTTCTCTGGGCAACAGCAGTAATATTTTCCCGCAGAAATATTGTGTTTCTGTCTCCTTCCTTAAAGAAGAGTTGTATTGTGGAAGCTGTGCCTAATCTGAACAGTTTATGCCTTGTTCTGAACATTATTGGTAGGGCTTTGCTTCCGTCTGTCAGTACTTCCCTCGACTGGTGGGGGTAATGATCAATACACAGCATTAAAGGTGCATAAAGCACAGATCTGCTGGTAGAATAGAAACTGGGAGATCCTTGCATGGCCAGTCCTGATACGGTTCCTCTCCAGCATAGAGAACTGTAATTAGCACAGTATTAACATCAAATCTCTTGAGATAAGCAGCCACAGGAAGTAGTGCCTTAGATctcgcctgcaaaaaaaaaaaaaaaaaaagctcagggcACAAAGTGCAAAGTTATTTTCGGGATGAATTCAAGACAAATGGTTTAAGGGTTCAGATTCTGCACAGTAAATATTCTAGATATTCCTGAGTAACATTGGAAAGCTTCACTTCTTAAACTCCAGTCCACTTTAAGGCCACATTATGGTTTTTCTCGTATTGCTGGATACACACGTTTATTCATTGTGAAGAATCCATGTCTTTTGGAattcaaaaataaatttaaattctaACTATTTCACTGCAGGAGAGCCCATGAGATATGAGACGCCAATATGTAATTTAACATACCTGTAACTATACAAAACTGAAGAATATTTGTGGATAGAGCTGGCCTTTAGCGTGAAGTACAAACGGTGTGCCTACACTGAGGCCAGACCTTCAGGAAGGTGATGATGTTGCTAGA
This genomic window contains:
- the TP53INP1 gene encoding tumor protein p53-inducible nuclear protein 1, with product MFQKLNSMFMGNSSNILSHDPELNEKEEDEWILVDFIVDACTGTEEASSTLEELVFVDEHPVLSLTSGALKPFGNTSDSYFVHFDACPMEESWFVTPPPCFTAGDLTTNEVETSPMENLLIEHPSMSVYAFHKLSNKQADTCASEFDTSNNLRSDAELSNMGHRVHCYVATLAARTHCLEQAKTLHYTKLSKQQLEKKPLLNRKSLRRQNLIRGCHSHHIKHSGILVHQPCQRRYNYKC